The following proteins are co-located in the Poecile atricapillus isolate bPoeAtr1 chromosome 2, bPoeAtr1.hap1, whole genome shotgun sequence genome:
- the ASIC3 gene encoding acid-sensing ion channel 3 isoform X2 encodes MRRGSEGSGEGEGLSSLRAFAHSSSLHGISHVFAYGAVSLRRVLWGGFFLGSLGLLLLVCAERVAYFLTYPHVTKLDEVAARNLTFPAITICNLNEFRFSKITRNDMYHVGELLALLNERYEISNPQLAEPHVLAALRDKANFKNFKAKPFSMAEFYNRTGHDLADMLLQCSFRGTGCTARNFTVIFTRLGKCYTFNPGGPGREVLTTLQGGSGNGLELMLNVQQEEYLPVWGDTDETSFEVGVKVQIHSQDEPPFIDQLGFGVAPGFQTFVSCQQQRLVYLPPPWGDCKATPIESDFFTNYSLTACRLDCETRYLAENCNCRMVHMPGNANVCTPEQYKECADPALDFLVTKDSEYCACRTPCAMVRYGKELSMVKIPSKASAKYLAKKFNKTEQYIADNVLVLDIFFEALNYEMIEQKKAYEVAGLLGDIGGQMGLFIGASLLTILEIFDYLYEVFRDKLLSLYKEKKRSPRSDGGTLEHPAVPGSPTAPRPPRAPGPPCPAPRPVSASPRTCYLVTRL; translated from the exons ATGAGGAGGGGCTCGGAGGGCAGCGGGGAGGGCGAGGGGCTCTCGAGCCTGCGGGCGTTCGCCCACAGCTCCTCGCTGCACGGCATCAGCCACGTCTTCGCCTACGGGGCCGTGTCCCTGCGCCGCGTGCTCTGGGGCGGCTTTTTCCTGGGCtcgctggggctgctgctgctcgtgTGCGCCGAGCGCGTCGCCTACTTCCTCACCTACCCCCACGTCACCAAGCTGGACGAGGTGGCTGCCCGCAACCTCACCTTCCCGGCCATCACCATCTGCAACCTCAACGAGTTCCGCTTCTCCAAAATCACCCGCAACGACATGTACCACGTGGGCGAGCTGCTGGCGCTGCTCAACGAGCGCTACGAGATCAGCAACCCGCAGCTGGCTGAGCCCCACGTCCTGGCCGCGCTGCGCGACAAGGCCAACTTCAAGAACTTCAAGGCGAAGCCCTTCAGCATGGCCGAGTTCTACAACCGCACGGGCCACGACCTGGCTGacatgctgctgcagtgctccTTCCGAGGCACCGGCTGCACTGCCCGCAACTTCACCGTG ATCTTCACGCGCCTGGGGAAGTGCTACACGTTCAACCCAGGCGGGCCAGGGCGCGAGGTGCTGACCACGCTGCAGGGCGGCTCCGGCAACGGCCTCGAGCTCATGCTCAACGTGCAGCAGGAGGAGTATCTGCCCgtctggggggacacag ATGAGACCTCGTTTGAGGTGGGGGTGAAGGTGCAGATCCACAGCCAGGACGAGCCGCCCTTCATTGATCAGCTGGGCTTCGGTGTTGCCCCTGGCTTCCAGACCTTCgtctcctgccagcagcagcgg CTGGTGTACCTGCCCCCACCGTGGGGGGACTGCAAGGCCACCCCCATCGAGTCCGACTTCTTCACCAACTACAGCCTGACGGCGTGCCGCCTGGACTGCGAGACGCGCTACCTGGCCGAGAACTGCAACTGCCGCATGGTGCACATGCCGG GCAATGCCAACGTCTGCACCCCGGAGCAGTACAAGGAGTGCGCCGACCCCGCCCTCG ACTTCCTGGTGACGAAGGACAGCGAGTACTGCGCGTGCCGCACGCCCTGCGCCATGGTGCGCTACGGCAAAGAGCTCTCCATGGTGAAGATCCCCAGCAAGGCCTCGGCCAAGTATCTGGCCAAGAAGTTCAACAAGACGGAGCAGTACATTGC ggaCAATGTGCTGGTCCTGGACATCTTCTTTGAGGCTCTGAACTACGAGATGATCGAGCAGAAGAAGGCGTACGAGGTGGCGGGGCTGCTGG GTGACATCGGGGGGCAGATGGGGCTCTTCATCGGTGCCAGCCTCCTCACCATCCTGGAGATCTTCGACTACCTGTATGAG GTGTTCCGGGACAAACTCCTCAGCCTGTACAAGGAGAAGAAGCGGAGCCCCCGGAGTGATGGCGGCACCCTG
- the ABCB8 gene encoding mitochondrial potassium channel ATP-binding subunit isoform X1 — protein MPLPVLLLRAAGAWTRLRPPSLPGRSFRYGGRLELAGPPRLPAALPAPRRLLLAGSATGCVVLGLLGTAARCQEATVPAVPTGAPEPPESPPEPPFDWPLFWTFLRPQLLALSAAVVLALGAALLNVRIPVLLGQLVNVVARCARGHVPTYLREVRRPALSLLAVYCLQGLLTFGYIALLARVGERVAGNMRKALFSALLRQEVAFFDATRTGQLVTRLTADIQEFKSSFKLAISQVSLATSQVSLAISQGLRSGTQTAGCFVSLYLLSPKLTGLLLVALPALVGAGAFIGAFLRSLSRQAQEQVAKATVVADEALGNVRTVRAFAMEEQQAELFRAEVDCAGRLSERLGLGIAAFQGLSNLALNGIVLGTIFVGGSLMAGDQLSPGDLMSFLVASQTVQRSLANISILMGQAVRGLSAGARVFELLRLEPPVPLQGGVTIPAHSLCGRICFNHVSFSYPTRPGYPVLQDFSLTLPPCQTVAIVGPSGGGKSTVAALLERFYEPTAGTITLDGQDIASLDPSWLRGQVIGFISQEPVLFGTTIMENIRFGKPGASDAEVYEAARLANADGFIRSFPDGYDTVVGERGTALSGGQKQRIAIARALLKDPAVLILDEATSALDAQAERAVQEALDRAATGRTVLLIAHRLSTIRGAQLIAVLARGRVAEAGTHEELLRRGGLYAELIRQQTKEGSPRSPQ, from the exons ATGCCGCTGCCGGTGCTCTTGCTACGGGCAGCGGGCGCTTGGACCCGGCTCCGGCCGCCCTCCCTCCCGGGGCGCAG TTTCAGGTATGGGGGGCGCCTGGAGCTGGCCGGGCCCCCCCGGCTGCCCGCAGCGCTCCCGGCCCCCCGCCGCCTGCTCCTGGCCGGCTCGGCCACGGGCTGcgtggtgctggggctgctgggcacGGCCGCGCGCTGCCAGGAGGCCACTGTCCCCGCGGTCCCCACCGGTGCTCCCGAGCCTCCAGAGTCACCCCCAGAGCCTCCCTTTGACTGGCCACTGTTCTGGACCTTCCTGCGCCCGCAGCTCCTGGCGCTCTCAGCTGCTGTTGTG CTGGCGCTGGGCGCGGCCCTGCTCAACGTGCGCATCCcggtgctgctggggcagctggtGAACGTGGTGGCCCGATGTGCCCGCGGCCACGTGCCCACGTACCTGCGGGAGGTGCGGCGCCCGGCCCTGAGCCTCCTCGCTGTCTACTGCCTGCAG GGCCTGCTGACCTTCGGGTACATCGCGCTGCTGGCCCGCGTCGGCGAGCGGGTGGCGGGCAACATGCGCAAGGCGCTCTTCAGCGCCCTGCTCAG GCAGGAGGTGGCCTTCTTTGATGCCACGCGCACGGGGCAGCTGGTGACACGGCTGACGGCCGACATCCAGGAGTTCAAGTCTTCCTTCAAGCTGGCCATCTCCCAG GTGAGCCTGGCCACCTCCCAGGTGAGCCTGGCCATCTCCCAG GGCCTGCGCAGCGGCACCCAGACCGCCGGCTGCTTCGTGTCGCTGTACCTGCTCTCGCCCAAGCTCACCGGGCTCCTGCTCGTGGCGCTGCCGGCGCTGGTGGGCGCCGGCGCCTTCATCGGCGCCTTCCTCCGCAGCCTCTCCCgccaggcacaggagcag gtggCCAAGGCCACCGTGGTGGCCGACGAGGCGCTGGGCAACGTGCGGACCGTGCGGGCCTTCGccatggaggagcagcaggcaga gctgtTCCGTGCTGAGGTGGACTGTGCCGGACGGCTGAGTGAGCGGCTGGGACTCGGCATCGCCGCCTTCCAGGGGCTCTCCAACCTGGCGCTCAATG GCATCGTCCTGGGAACCATCTTCGTCGGTGGCTCCCTGATGGCCGGAGACCAGCTCTCGCCTGGTGACCTCATGTCCTTCCTGGTGGCCTCGCAGACGGTGCAAAG GTCCTTGGCCAACATCTCCATTCTGATGGGCCAG GCGGTGCGGGGTCTGAGTGCTGGCGCCCGTGTCTTTGAGCTGCTGAGACTGGAGCCCCCCGTGCCACTGCAGGggggagtcaccatccctgcccACTCCCTGTGCGGCCGCATCTGCTTCAACCACGTCTCCTTCAG ttATCCCACCCGGCCTGGCTACCCTGTCCTGCAGGACTTCAGCCTCACCCTGCCCCCCTGCCAGACCGTGGCCATCGTGGGCCCCTCTGGAGGAG ggaagTCAACGGTGGCAGCGCTGCTGGAGCGGTTCTATGAGCCCACGGCGGGAACCATCACCCTGGACGGGCAGGACATCGCCAGCCTGGACCCCTCCTGGCTGCGGGGGCAGGTCATCGGCTTCATcagccag GAGCCGGTGCTGTTTGGCACAACCATCATGGAGAACATCCGCTTCGGGAAGCCAGGAGCCTCTGATGCCGAGGTGTACGAGGCCGCCCGGCTCGCCAACGCTGACGGCTTCATCCGCAGCTTCCCCGATGGCTACGACACCGTCGTGG GCGAGCGCGGCACGGCGCTGTCCGGGGGGCAGAAGCAGCGCATCGCCATCGCCCGTGCGCTGCTCAAGGACCCGGCCGTGCTCATCCTGGACGAGGCCACGAGCGCGCTGGATGCGCAGGCGGAGCGGGCGGTGCAGGAGGCGCTGGACCGTGCAGCCACCGGCCGCACCGTGCTGCTCATCGCGCACCGCCTGAGCACCATCCGGGGCGCGCAGCTCATCGCCGTGCTGGCCCGGGGCCGCGTGGCTGAG GCAGGGACTCACGAGGAGCTGCTGCGACGCGGGGGTCTCTACGCCGAGCTCATCCGACAGCAGACTAAGGAGGGGTCTCCCCGCTCCCCCCAATAA
- the ABCB8 gene encoding mitochondrial potassium channel ATP-binding subunit isoform X2 yields MPLPVLLLRAAGAWTRLRPPSLPGRSFRYGGRLELAGPPRLPAALPAPRRLLLAGSATGCVVLGLLGTAARCQEATVPAVPTGAPEPPESPPEPPFDWPLFWTFLRPQLLALSAAVVLALGAALLNVRIPVLLGQLVNVVARCARGHVPTYLREVRRPALSLLAVYCLQGLLTFGYIALLARVGERVAGNMRKALFSALLRQEVAFFDATRTGQLVTRLTADIQEFKSSFKLAISQGLRSGTQTAGCFVSLYLLSPKLTGLLLVALPALVGAGAFIGAFLRSLSRQAQEQVAKATVVADEALGNVRTVRAFAMEEQQAELFRAEVDCAGRLSERLGLGIAAFQGLSNLALNGIVLGTIFVGGSLMAGDQLSPGDLMSFLVASQTVQRSLANISILMGQAVRGLSAGARVFELLRLEPPVPLQGGVTIPAHSLCGRICFNHVSFSYPTRPGYPVLQDFSLTLPPCQTVAIVGPSGGGKSTVAALLERFYEPTAGTITLDGQDIASLDPSWLRGQVIGFISQEPVLFGTTIMENIRFGKPGASDAEVYEAARLANADGFIRSFPDGYDTVVGERGTALSGGQKQRIAIARALLKDPAVLILDEATSALDAQAERAVQEALDRAATGRTVLLIAHRLSTIRGAQLIAVLARGRVAEAGTHEELLRRGGLYAELIRQQTKEGSPRSPQ; encoded by the exons ATGCCGCTGCCGGTGCTCTTGCTACGGGCAGCGGGCGCTTGGACCCGGCTCCGGCCGCCCTCCCTCCCGGGGCGCAG TTTCAGGTATGGGGGGCGCCTGGAGCTGGCCGGGCCCCCCCGGCTGCCCGCAGCGCTCCCGGCCCCCCGCCGCCTGCTCCTGGCCGGCTCGGCCACGGGCTGcgtggtgctggggctgctgggcacGGCCGCGCGCTGCCAGGAGGCCACTGTCCCCGCGGTCCCCACCGGTGCTCCCGAGCCTCCAGAGTCACCCCCAGAGCCTCCCTTTGACTGGCCACTGTTCTGGACCTTCCTGCGCCCGCAGCTCCTGGCGCTCTCAGCTGCTGTTGTG CTGGCGCTGGGCGCGGCCCTGCTCAACGTGCGCATCCcggtgctgctggggcagctggtGAACGTGGTGGCCCGATGTGCCCGCGGCCACGTGCCCACGTACCTGCGGGAGGTGCGGCGCCCGGCCCTGAGCCTCCTCGCTGTCTACTGCCTGCAG GGCCTGCTGACCTTCGGGTACATCGCGCTGCTGGCCCGCGTCGGCGAGCGGGTGGCGGGCAACATGCGCAAGGCGCTCTTCAGCGCCCTGCTCAG GCAGGAGGTGGCCTTCTTTGATGCCACGCGCACGGGGCAGCTGGTGACACGGCTGACGGCCGACATCCAGGAGTTCAAGTCTTCCTTCAAGCTGGCCATCTCCCAG GGCCTGCGCAGCGGCACCCAGACCGCCGGCTGCTTCGTGTCGCTGTACCTGCTCTCGCCCAAGCTCACCGGGCTCCTGCTCGTGGCGCTGCCGGCGCTGGTGGGCGCCGGCGCCTTCATCGGCGCCTTCCTCCGCAGCCTCTCCCgccaggcacaggagcag gtggCCAAGGCCACCGTGGTGGCCGACGAGGCGCTGGGCAACGTGCGGACCGTGCGGGCCTTCGccatggaggagcagcaggcaga gctgtTCCGTGCTGAGGTGGACTGTGCCGGACGGCTGAGTGAGCGGCTGGGACTCGGCATCGCCGCCTTCCAGGGGCTCTCCAACCTGGCGCTCAATG GCATCGTCCTGGGAACCATCTTCGTCGGTGGCTCCCTGATGGCCGGAGACCAGCTCTCGCCTGGTGACCTCATGTCCTTCCTGGTGGCCTCGCAGACGGTGCAAAG GTCCTTGGCCAACATCTCCATTCTGATGGGCCAG GCGGTGCGGGGTCTGAGTGCTGGCGCCCGTGTCTTTGAGCTGCTGAGACTGGAGCCCCCCGTGCCACTGCAGGggggagtcaccatccctgcccACTCCCTGTGCGGCCGCATCTGCTTCAACCACGTCTCCTTCAG ttATCCCACCCGGCCTGGCTACCCTGTCCTGCAGGACTTCAGCCTCACCCTGCCCCCCTGCCAGACCGTGGCCATCGTGGGCCCCTCTGGAGGAG ggaagTCAACGGTGGCAGCGCTGCTGGAGCGGTTCTATGAGCCCACGGCGGGAACCATCACCCTGGACGGGCAGGACATCGCCAGCCTGGACCCCTCCTGGCTGCGGGGGCAGGTCATCGGCTTCATcagccag GAGCCGGTGCTGTTTGGCACAACCATCATGGAGAACATCCGCTTCGGGAAGCCAGGAGCCTCTGATGCCGAGGTGTACGAGGCCGCCCGGCTCGCCAACGCTGACGGCTTCATCCGCAGCTTCCCCGATGGCTACGACACCGTCGTGG GCGAGCGCGGCACGGCGCTGTCCGGGGGGCAGAAGCAGCGCATCGCCATCGCCCGTGCGCTGCTCAAGGACCCGGCCGTGCTCATCCTGGACGAGGCCACGAGCGCGCTGGATGCGCAGGCGGAGCGGGCGGTGCAGGAGGCGCTGGACCGTGCAGCCACCGGCCGCACCGTGCTGCTCATCGCGCACCGCCTGAGCACCATCCGGGGCGCGCAGCTCATCGCCGTGCTGGCCCGGGGCCGCGTGGCTGAG GCAGGGACTCACGAGGAGCTGCTGCGACGCGGGGGTCTCTACGCCGAGCTCATCCGACAGCAGACTAAGGAGGGGTCTCCCCGCTCCCCCCAATAA
- the ATG9B gene encoding autophagy-related protein 9B codes for MAEQGEEDREYREYRRLEECEEDSPPGEEEEEQLLLHVTEGPTDSWHHIKDLDSFFTKIYQFHQRNGFACVLLSDVLELVQFLFVVTFSTFLLCCVDYDVLFATRPLNHSHVPERAKVTLPDAVLPAPQCARRLRSSGWLLFLLVLAGAVWLCRLVTALRRLVGYWEIRSFYIRALGIPAEELCNHSWQSVQARLLALQRRQPLCVPRRELTELDIHHRILRFRNYTVAMVNKSLLPVRFRLPLLGPVVFLTRGLQFNLELLLFRGPAALFQNTWSLRPQVKRAGARRALARGLARAAVLLGVANLALCPCVLGWRLLLAFFSYAEGLKRAPGSLGARRWSLYARHYLRHFNELGHELRARLGRGHAPATRYMDSFSSPLLAVLARHVGFFAGSVLAVLIVLTVYDEDVLTVQHILTAITLLGLVVTVARSFIPDEHAVWCPEQLLQRVLAHVHYLPEHWQGRAGRAETRAEMAQLFQYKAVFILEELLSPLVTPLILIFAFPPRALDIVDFFRNFTVEVAGVGDICSFAQLDVRHHGNPQWLSEGHTEAPPERQAEHGKTELSLMRFALSNPRWRPPPPARRFLGHLQAQVTRDAAAAPPPRPLLAEGPLAASLLSEDSALAPEGLVASVFAASGLLAREPRFGQPCSTASATASLLASLRNPLGTLPCRAPDSPGEQHSPEDRPALSESRLRSLSRSALLAEVASAEMSLHAIYLHQLHQQQQQPQGPGPQPAGAPKHPFVTTGSAARASQLREMPLGGWAEEEEEEEEETMT; via the exons ATGgcggagcagggagaggaggaccGGGAGTACCGGGAATACCGCCGGCTGGAGGAGTGTGAGGAGGACTCGCCGCccggcgaggaggaggaggagcagctgctgctgcacgtCACTGAAGGACCGACAG ACTCGTGGCACCACATTAAGGACCTGGACAGTTTCTTCACCAAG ATCTACCAGTTCCACCAGAGGAATGGCTTTGCCTGCGTCCTGCTCTCGGACGTCCTCGAGCTGGT GCAGTTCCTGTTCGTCGTCACCTTCAGCACgttcctgctgtgctgtgtcGATTACGATGTCCTGTTCGCCACCCGCCCCCTCAACCACAGCCACGTCCCCGAGCGCGCCAAGGTGACGCTGCCCGACGCCGTGCTGCCCGCCCCGCAGTGCGCCCGCAG GCTCCGTAGCAGCGGGtggctgctgttcctgctggtgCTGGCGGGCGCGGTCTGGCTGTGCCGCCTGGTCACGGCACTCCGGCGCCTCGTGGGCTACTGGGAGATCCGGAGCTTCTACATCCGCGCTCTCGGCATCCCCGCG GAGGAGCTGTGTAACCACAGCTGGCAGTCGGTGCAGGCCCGGCTGCTGGCGCTGCAGCGGCGCCAGCCCCTGTGTGTGCCACGCCGGGAGCTGACGGAGCTCGACATCCACCACCGCATCCTGCGCTTCCGCAACTACACCGTGGCCATGGTCAACAAATCCCTGCTGCCCGTGCGCTTCCGCCTCCCGCTGCTCGGCCCCGTCGTCTTCCTCACTCGCGGCCTCCAGTtcaacctggagctgctgctgttccgCGGCCCGGCCGCGCTCTTCCAGAACACCTGGAGCCTGCGGCCGCAGGTGAAGCGGGCGGGCGCTCGGCGGGCGCTGGCGCGGGGGCTGGCGCGGGCGGCCGTGCTGCTGGGGGTGGCCAACCTGGCGCTGTGTCCCTGCGTGCTGGGCTGGCGCCTGCTCCTCGCCTTCTTCAGCTACGCCGAGGGGCTCAAGCGGGCTCCGGGCAGCCTGGGCGCTCGCCGCTGGTCGCTCTACGCCCGCCACTACCTGCGCCACTTCAACGAGCTGGGCCACGAGCTGCGGGCGCGGCTCGGCCGCGGCCACGCTCCGGCCACCAGGTACATGGACTCGTTCAGCAGCCCGCTGCTGGCCGTGCTGGCTCGCCACGTCGGCTTCTTCGCCGGCTCCGTGCTGGCCGTGCTCATCGTGCTCACCGTGTACGACGAGGACGTGCTGACGGTGCAGCACATCCTGACGGCCATCACGCTGCTGGGGCTCGTGGTCACGGTGGCCAG GTCCTTCATCCCGGACGAGCACGCGGTGTGGTGCccggagcagctgctgcagcgcGTCCTGGCACACGTTCATTACCTGCCCGAGCACTGGCAGGGCCGCGCCGGCCGCGCCGAGACACGAGCAGAGATGGCGCAGCTCTTCCAGTACAAGGCT GTTTTcatcctggaggagctgctgagccccCTCGTGACAcccctcatcctcatcttcgCCTTTCCCCCCCGCGCCCTCGACATCGTGGACTTCTTCCGCAACTTCACGGTGGAGGTGGCGGGGGTGGGCGACATCTGCTCCTTCGCGCAGCTGGACGTGCGCCACCACGGCAACCCCCAG tggcTGTCGGAGGGACACACGGAGGCGCCCCCGGAGCGCCAGGCGGAGCACGGGAAGACGGAGCTGTCGCTGATGCGCTTCGCCCTGAGCAATCCCCGctggcggccgccgccgcccgcccgccgcttCCTCGGCCACCTCCAGGCGCAGGTGACCCGGGACGCGGCCGCCGCGCCCCCCCCGCGGCCCCTGCTAGCCGAGGGACCGCTGGCCGCGTCCCTTCTGTCCGAGGACTCGGCCCTGGCG CCCGAGGGGCTGGTGGCCAGCGTGTTTGCGGCCAGCGGGCTGCTGGCCCGGGAGCCGCGCTTTGGACAGCCCTGCAGCACGGCCAGCGCCACCGCCAGCCTGCTGGCATCCCTGCGGAaccccctggggaccctgccCTGCCGAGCCCCCGACAGCCCCggggagcagcacagccccgaggacag GCCGGCGCTGAGTGAGTCGCGGCTGCGCAGCCTGAGCCGCTCGGCGCTGCTGGCCGAGGTGGCCTCGGCCGAGATGAGTCTTCACGCCATCTACCTGcaccag ctccaccagcagcagcagcagccgcagggCCCCGGCCCCCAGCCCGCGGGGGCACCCAAACACCCCTTCGTGACCACAG gCTCGGCTGCCCGGGCCTCGCAGCTGCGGGAGATGCCGCTGGGCGGGTGGGccgaggaggaagaggaggaggaagaggagacgATGACGTAG